The following proteins are co-located in the Bacteroidales bacterium genome:
- the purH gene encoding bifunctional phosphoribosylaminoimidazolecarboxamide formyltransferase/IMP cyclohydrolase has protein sequence MTQVKKIQSALISVYNKDKLGAIIQKLSDLNIRIYSTGGTQKYIQSMGFEATSVEDITDYPSILSGRVKTLHPKIFGGILARRDSTQDNQEMEEYQIPEIDLVVVDLYPFEQTLTQQPSEQEIIEKIDIGGISLIRAAAKNYKDILVIPSEEYYDDLIHILEENQGETGIEERKNFALEAFNVSSHYDTVIFNHFNREFNKNTFKQSFRSATELRYGENPHQRGVFFGELDNLFDQLHGKQISYNNLIDIDAAIHLIEDFEPKTFAIIKHNNPCGLALRDDLTEAWKAALAGDPVSAFGGILVTNSMVDGNVAKEINKLFFEVIIAPSYEDDALEILKQKKNRIILVQKSSFLPKQQYRSLLNGVIVQDKDIRTEYKTDIKTVTEKAPAEKEVEDLLFANNIVKHTKSNAIVLAKDNQLCGSGMGQTSRVDALRQAIEKAKGFGFNLNGAVMASDAFFPFKDSVEMAQKEGIQSVIQPGGSKRDQESIDFCNQKGISMVFTNVRHFRH, from the coding sequence ATGACGCAAGTAAAAAAGATTCAATCCGCATTAATTTCGGTTTATAACAAAGACAAACTTGGAGCGATCATTCAAAAACTGAGTGATCTTAATATCAGGATTTATTCTACCGGAGGTACGCAAAAATATATTCAAAGCATGGGATTTGAAGCTACATCGGTGGAAGACATTACAGATTATCCTTCAATTCTTTCCGGAAGGGTTAAAACCCTGCATCCGAAAATCTTTGGGGGAATTTTGGCAAGACGGGATTCCACTCAGGACAATCAGGAAATGGAGGAATATCAAATTCCTGAGATTGATCTGGTAGTGGTCGATTTATATCCTTTTGAGCAAACTCTGACACAGCAGCCAAGCGAGCAGGAGATCATTGAAAAAATCGATATCGGAGGCATTTCCCTTATAAGGGCAGCAGCAAAAAATTATAAGGATATTCTGGTCATTCCTTCTGAAGAATATTATGATGATCTCATTCATATTCTTGAAGAAAACCAAGGCGAAACGGGTATAGAAGAGAGGAAAAACTTTGCTTTGGAAGCTTTTAATGTTTCCTCCCATTACGATACGGTTATTTTTAACCATTTCAACCGGGAATTCAATAAAAATACATTTAAGCAAAGCTTTAGGAGTGCCACGGAACTACGTTATGGTGAAAATCCTCATCAGCGTGGGGTATTCTTTGGAGAATTAGATAATCTGTTCGATCAGTTACATGGGAAACAGATCTCATACAATAACCTGATAGATATTGATGCAGCCATCCATTTGATCGAGGATTTTGAACCCAAGACTTTTGCCATTATCAAACACAACAATCCGTGTGGTCTTGCTTTAAGGGATGATTTAACAGAGGCCTGGAAAGCCGCCCTTGCAGGTGATCCGGTCTCCGCTTTCGGAGGCATTTTGGTTACCAATTCTATGGTGGATGGCAATGTGGCAAAAGAGATCAACAAACTGTTTTTCGAAGTGATCATCGCCCCGTCCTATGAGGATGATGCACTTGAAATATTGAAGCAGAAAAAGAACCGGATAATTCTGGTTCAAAAAAGTTCCTTTCTTCCAAAACAGCAATACCGGTCGTTGCTTAACGGTGTTATAGTTCAGGATAAGGATATCAGAACAGAATATAAAACAGATATTAAAACAGTTACAGAGAAGGCCCCGGCTGAGAAAGAAGTGGAAGATCTTCTTTTTGCCAATAATATAGTTAAGCATACCAAATCCAATGCTATTGTGCTGGCCAAAGACAATCAGCTATGCGGAAGCGGTATGGGTCAAACTTCACGTGTTGATGCACTGAGACAGGCCATTGAGAAAGCAAAGGGCTTTGGCTTCAATCTGAATGGGGCAGTCATGGCTTCAGATGCCTTTTTTCCCTTTAAAGATTCGGTGGAAATGGCCCAAAAAGAAGGCATACAATCTGTAATACAGCCAGGTGGATCAAAAAGGGATCAGGAATCTATTGATTTTTGTAACCAAAAAGGGATTTCAATGGTATTTACTAATGTAAGACATTTTCGACACTAA
- a CDS encoding rod shape-determining protein: MGLFSLFTQEYAIDLGTANTIIIYNDKVVVDEPSIVAIEQSTGKLVAIGEKARQMHGKTHMNIKTVRPLKDGVIADFNAAEQMIRGMIKMVNRKTQFFAPTLRMVVCIPSGSTEVEIRAVRDSSEHAGGRDVYLIYEPMAAAIGMGIDVEEPSGSMVVDIGGGTTEVAVIALGGIVCNKSIRVAGDSFTSDIQSYMRHQHNIKIGERTAEDIKIKVGSTLTDLENPPEDFVVRGPNLMTAMPVEIPISYQEIAHCLDKSIHKIEAAVLSVLEQTPPELYGDIVNEGIFLTGGGALMRGLDKRLTDKIGIKFNVADDPLHAVARGTGIALKNVENFTFLMR, from the coding sequence ATGGGATTATTTTCTTTATTCACCCAGGAATATGCAATTGATCTGGGAACAGCCAATACCATAATTATCTATAATGACAAAGTTGTAGTAGATGAACCCTCCATTGTAGCAATTGAACAGAGTACAGGTAAATTGGTTGCCATCGGTGAAAAGGCCCGGCAGATGCACGGGAAAACCCACATGAACATAAAAACTGTACGTCCCTTGAAAGACGGGGTTATTGCCGACTTTAATGCCGCAGAGCAGATGATCCGCGGGATGATCAAGATGGTTAACCGAAAGACACAATTTTTTGCCCCTACCCTTCGCATGGTAGTCTGTATTCCTTCCGGCAGCACAGAGGTTGAAATCCGGGCTGTCCGAGACAGTTCCGAACATGCAGGAGGACGCGATGTATATTTGATCTATGAACCCATGGCAGCAGCTATAGGAATGGGTATTGACGTTGAAGAACCATCGGGGAGCATGGTTGTGGACATTGGCGGAGGTACCACGGAAGTGGCGGTTATTGCTTTAGGTGGCATTGTGTGTAATAAGTCCATACGGGTTGCTGGAGACAGTTTTACTTCTGATATCCAATCTTATATGCGACACCAGCACAACATTAAAATCGGTGAGCGAACAGCGGAAGATATTAAGATCAAGGTTGGCTCCACTTTGACGGATCTTGAGAATCCACCTGAAGATTTTGTGGTAAGAGGTCCGAACCTGATGACAGCCATGCCGGTCGAGATTCCCATATCCTATCAAGAGATTGCCCACTGCCTGGATAAATCCATCCATAAAATTGAAGCAGCCGTTTTGAGTGTATTAGAGCAAACACCTCCCGAACTGTATGGAGATATTGTCAATGAAGGTATTTTCCTTACCGGTGGTGGAGCCCTGATGAGAGGGCTGGATAAACGGCTTACTGATAAAATCGGTATTAAGTTTAACGTTGCAGATGATCCGCTTCACGCAGTAGCCCGGGGAACAGGTATCGCTCTGAAAAATGTGGAAAATTTTACATTCCTGATGCGTTAG
- the mreC gene encoding rod shape-determining protein MreC — protein sequence MQSLLRFLQRYNFILLFILLEALAITLLIQNNNYQNTSFVSFARNIKGRFYDQTMKIEQYLNLREKNKKLKEENVYLRNFIAKNMNTKVDTFKKKIDTTYDQQYFYIRATVLNNSINKQHNHLTLDKGEAAGVKPEMGVASPNGIVGVVRGVSEHFSSVISLLNSELNISAKLKNSGYYGSFSWTGQDYRYGILQDIPLHAQVNEGDTVVTSGYSAIFPEGILVGFVEEYEEKGGRFLELTVELSTDFKKLDHVYIVENLLKEEKKELENEFTTQ from the coding sequence ATGCAGAGTCTGTTGAGATTCTTACAGCGGTATAATTTTATATTGCTTTTTATTCTCCTTGAGGCCTTGGCCATTACCTTGCTGATCCAGAATAACAATTATCAGAACACAAGTTTTGTAAGTTTTGCAAGGAATATTAAGGGAAGGTTCTATGATCAAACCATGAAGATTGAGCAATATCTCAATTTAAGGGAAAAGAATAAAAAGCTTAAAGAAGAGAATGTGTACCTGAGAAATTTTATTGCAAAAAATATGAATACTAAGGTGGATACCTTCAAAAAGAAGATCGATACTACCTATGACCAGCAATATTTTTATATCCGGGCTACTGTTCTTAACAATTCAATCAACAAGCAGCACAACCATCTTACACTGGATAAAGGAGAAGCAGCAGGGGTTAAACCGGAAATGGGAGTGGCATCCCCTAATGGAATTGTAGGGGTAGTCAGAGGCGTCTCGGAACATTTTTCTTCCGTTATATCTTTGTTGAACAGTGAGTTGAATATCAGTGCCAAATTGAAAAACAGCGGATATTATGGTTCATTTAGCTGGACCGGCCAGGATTACAGGTATGGGATCCTTCAGGATATTCCCCTGCATGCACAGGTGAATGAAGGCGATACGGTGGTCACAAGTGGCTATTCGGCCATTTTCCCGGAAGGCATCCTGGTGGGATTTGTAGAAGAATATGAGGAAAAAGGAGGGCGTTTTCTGGAATTGACCGTGGAATTATCTACCGATTTTAAAAAACTAGATCATGTTTATATCGTAGAAAATTTGTTGAAAGAGGAAAAGAAGGAACTGGAAAATGAATTTACAACCCAATGA
- the mreD gene encoding rod shape-determining protein MreD: MINYLPRYILTFVILVLVQVLLMNNIQLGGYLNPYIYVLFLLSLPFETPKWGLLVLGFLLGLTIDLFSHTVGMHTSACVFMAFLRPMVLGTLEPRDGYEPDTYPSVRDYGLNWYFKYSSILILAHHLFLFYIEMFKLDNFFHTLSRALLSGLLSLIFILIIKVFIKK; encoded by the coding sequence ATGATTAATTATCTTCCCAGATATATACTGACATTTGTGATTTTGGTCCTTGTTCAGGTACTGTTAATGAATAATATACAACTGGGAGGATATTTAAATCCTTATATATATGTTTTGTTTCTGTTAAGTTTACCTTTTGAAACGCCCAAATGGGGGTTGCTGGTGTTGGGTTTTCTTTTAGGTTTGACCATTGATTTGTTTAGTCACACCGTGGGAATGCATACTTCGGCTTGTGTTTTTATGGCCTTTTTGCGACCAATGGTACTGGGTACTCTTGAACCCAGAGACGGGTATGAGCCTGATACCTATCCCTCTGTCAGGGATTATGGGTTGAACTGGTATTTTAAGTACAGCAGCATACTAATTCTGGCCCATCATTTGTTTTTATTCTATATAGAAATGTTTAAACTGGACAACTTTTTCCACACTTTGAGCAGGGCATTATTAAGCGGGTTGTTGTCTTTAATTTTTATATTGATCATTAAGGTGTTTATCAAAAAATAA
- the mrdA gene encoding penicillin-binding protein 2: protein MDTYAIRRNIIGVIVVITALIFLVRLFFIQAVDQSYQLSADNNVVRQITQYPARGLIYDRNGELLVYNQAAYDIMVTPQHLEAFDTTEFCNILDIDRAYLIKKLKEAKDYSNFKPSVFLKLVSSETYAKLQEQLYKFPGFFVQPRTLRRYNYEGAAHLLGYIGEVSDRLVDTNDYYKSGDYVGVSGIEESYEEALRGQKGMKVYLVDVHNRIKGSYRDGMFDQEAEAGSDLTTTVDMELQQYGEKLMHNKVGSIVAIEPKTGEILASISTPSYDPGLLVGRQRSKNFKKLDSDTLNPLFNRALMARYPPGSTFKVVNALIGQEEDVVNRGTTYECHGGFRVGNFFMGCHNHPSPQDLVGSIKVSCNAYYANVFKRILQDPEFDNVSSAFTNWKRYLESLGLGQKLNTDLPNEASGFLPSVNYYNRYYGENRWKYLNVISLAIGQGELGITTLQLANMTSLIANRGGYYTPHVIKQIEGEQTIDSRFREKHQSLIDSVNFEPVIEGMDLAVNGEPGTGSTARTASIEDITVCGKTGTAENPHGKDHSIFIAFAPKEDPKIALAVYIENGGFGATWAAPVAKLMIEKYLQREISVKWWEDYVLEANLLNPKEDDEEKD, encoded by the coding sequence TTGGATACATACGCTATCAGACGAAATATTATTGGGGTGATCGTTGTAATTACCGCCCTTATTTTCCTTGTCAGGTTATTTTTTATTCAAGCTGTAGATCAGTCTTATCAACTTTCGGCCGACAATAATGTAGTCCGTCAAATTACCCAGTATCCGGCCAGGGGATTAATTTATGACCGTAACGGGGAATTGCTTGTATACAATCAGGCGGCATATGACATTATGGTTACCCCACAGCATTTGGAGGCTTTTGATACCACAGAATTTTGTAATATTTTGGATATTGATCGAGCTTATCTGATCAAAAAACTGAAAGAGGCCAAAGATTATTCCAATTTTAAACCTTCTGTTTTTCTTAAGCTTGTTTCTTCTGAAACATACGCCAAACTGCAGGAACAATTATATAAGTTCCCCGGCTTTTTTGTTCAGCCCCGAACTTTACGACGGTATAATTATGAAGGTGCAGCTCATTTGCTTGGTTACATTGGTGAGGTGAGCGACAGGCTTGTGGATACCAATGATTATTATAAATCAGGGGATTATGTTGGAGTCAGCGGAATTGAAGAATCATACGAAGAAGCATTGCGCGGACAGAAAGGGATGAAAGTGTATTTGGTGGACGTCCATAACAGGATCAAGGGTTCTTATAGAGATGGCATGTTTGATCAGGAAGCCGAGGCGGGAAGCGATCTTACCACAACTGTAGACATGGAGCTTCAACAATACGGAGAAAAGCTAATGCACAATAAGGTCGGAAGTATTGTGGCCATTGAACCCAAAACAGGTGAAATTCTGGCTTCTATTTCTACTCCTTCTTATGACCCCGGCTTGTTGGTCGGTCGCCAGAGAAGCAAAAATTTTAAAAAGCTGGATTCCGATACTTTAAATCCTTTATTTAACAGGGCATTAATGGCACGTTATCCGCCCGGCTCTACTTTTAAAGTTGTTAATGCTTTAATTGGCCAGGAAGAAGATGTTGTGAACAGGGGAACCACTTATGAGTGCCATGGAGGATTCCGGGTCGGCAATTTTTTTATGGGATGCCACAATCATCCTTCTCCACAGGATTTGGTAGGATCAATTAAGGTGTCCTGTAATGCTTATTATGCCAATGTATTCAAAAGAATCTTACAGGATCCCGAGTTTGATAATGTTTCTTCTGCATTTACGAACTGGAAACGGTATTTGGAATCCCTGGGATTGGGACAAAAGCTGAATACCGATCTTCCCAATGAGGCTTCCGGGTTTCTGCCCTCTGTGAATTATTATAACCGATATTATGGAGAGAACAGGTGGAAATACTTGAATGTGATTTCTCTGGCTATTGGGCAGGGTGAGCTGGGAATAACCACACTTCAGCTTGCTAATATGACCAGCCTTATTGCCAACAGGGGGGGGTATTACACCCCGCACGTAATCAAGCAGATTGAGGGAGAACAGACAATTGACTCCCGTTTCAGAGAGAAGCATCAATCATTAATTGATTCTGTTAATTTTGAGCCGGTAATTGAAGGCATGGATCTGGCTGTTAACGGAGAACCCGGAACCGGAAGCACTGCCCGTACTGCTTCAATAGAAGATATTACGGTCTGTGGGAAGACGGGTACTGCAGAAAATCCCCATGGCAAAGATCATTCTATTTTTATAGCCTTTGCTCCCAAAGAGGATCCTAAGATTGCACTGGCCGTGTACATAGAAAACGGAGGTTTTGGCGCAACCTGGGCAGCGCCTGTTGCCAAACTGATGATTGAAAAATACCTGCAACGTGAAATTTCGGTCAAGTGGTGGGAAGATTATGTTTTAGAAGCAAATTTGCTTAATCCAAAAGAAGATGATGAAGAGAAGGATTAA
- the rodA gene encoding rod shape-determining protein RodA: MKRRINIWRNIDWFTVLLYLLLVTIGWLNIYSAVYTEEHQSIMDISQRYGKQMVWIFAALFIAFLLMVVDSNFYSFFSYFFHFLILFLLIAVILFGDAVHGTRAWFEIGNVRFQPSEFAKVTTSLALARYLSSYNVQLNRFKSYSTVALIILTPAALVLFQGDTGSALVFGAFILVLYRQGLSMGVLLLGIYVIALFVLALVLEKLTIIFGSIGIAIIMLWILTKKVKYVLSSALVLGFAGGIFYGTDYYLQWELPLYFIILGALVFSSLFYLVISFWYKIPRFFLVLIFVFGSIGVTYSVDHVFSNFLRPHQQTRINQLLGLESDPLGSGYNVNQSKIAIGSGGLKGKGFLNGTQTKYDFVPEQSTDFIFCTIGEEWGFVGSFAMIVLFVMLLLRLIFLAERQKSVFSRIYGYGAISVIFFHFLINIGMTIGLVPVIGIPLPFISYGGSSLWAFTILLFIFLRLDVSRLKEMR, translated from the coding sequence ATGAAGAGAAGGATTAATATCTGGAGAAATATTGATTGGTTTACCGTATTGCTTTATCTGCTTTTGGTGACTATCGGATGGCTGAATATTTATTCTGCCGTATATACTGAAGAACATCAAAGTATAATGGATATCTCCCAGCGATATGGCAAACAAATGGTATGGATTTTTGCTGCTTTATTCATCGCTTTTCTGCTGATGGTGGTGGATAGTAATTTTTACTCCTTTTTTTCCTATTTTTTCCATTTTCTCATCCTCTTTTTGCTTATTGCTGTTATCCTTTTTGGGGATGCAGTTCACGGCACCAGAGCATGGTTTGAAATAGGTAATGTAAGGTTCCAGCCTTCAGAATTTGCAAAGGTCACCACATCTCTTGCACTGGCAAGATATTTGAGTTCCTATAATGTTCAATTGAACCGTTTTAAGAGCTATTCTACAGTGGCTTTGATTATTTTAACCCCGGCAGCCCTGGTTCTTTTTCAGGGAGATACCGGATCCGCCCTTGTTTTTGGAGCCTTTATCCTGGTGCTTTACCGGCAAGGTTTATCGATGGGTGTACTTCTTTTAGGAATTTATGTAATTGCTTTATTCGTACTGGCCCTTGTACTTGAGAAATTAACAATAATATTCGGATCCATAGGTATTGCCATTATCATGTTATGGATACTTACAAAAAAAGTTAAATATGTACTTTCATCGGCCCTTGTTCTGGGGTTTGCAGGAGGTATTTTTTATGGTACCGATTATTATTTGCAATGGGAGCTACCCCTCTACTTCATCATACTTGGAGCCCTCGTATTTTCCAGCCTCTTTTATCTGGTCATTTCCTTTTGGTACAAAATACCCCGCTTTTTTCTGGTGTTGATATTTGTTTTTGGTTCAATAGGTGTAACTTATTCGGTAGATCATGTATTCAGCAATTTTTTGCGACCTCACCAGCAAACACGCATCAATCAGTTATTGGGACTGGAATCCGATCCATTGGGCTCAGGATATAATGTCAACCAATCGAAAATTGCCATTGGTTCAGGCGGACTTAAAGGTAAAGGATTCCTGAATGGCACGCAAACCAAATACGATTTTGTACCGGAACAAAGTACCGATTTTATTTTTTGTACAATTGGAGAAGAGTGGGGTTTTGTCGGATCTTTTGCGATGATCGTACTTTTTGTGATGCTTTTGCTTCGCCTGATTTTTTTGGCTGAAAGACAAAAATCTGTGTTTAGCCGCATATATGGATACGGAGCAATATCCGTCATCTTTTTTCATTTTTTGATCAATATTGGTATGACCATCGGGCTGGTACCGGTGATTGGTATACCCCTTCCTTTTATAAGTTATGGTGGCTCTTCGCTGTGGGCTTTCACCATATTGCTGTTTATTTTTCTGCGGCTTGATGTTAGCCGGTTGAAAGAAATGAGATAG
- the rpsT gene encoding 30S ribosomal protein S20: MPTHKSAEKRVRQDQKKKLHNKYYAKSMRTAVKKLRNTTDKEKAQEQLPRVLSMLDKLAKKNIIHKNKAANLKSKLTKHLNSLG; the protein is encoded by the coding sequence ATGCCAACTCATAAGTCTGCAGAAAAAAGAGTGAGACAAGACCAGAAGAAGAAGCTGCATAATAAGTATTATGCCAAGTCGATGCGTACTGCAGTTAAAAAATTAAGAAACACCACTGATAAAGAGAAAGCTCAGGAGCAGCTTCCGAGGGTATTATCTATGTTGGATAAACTTGCCAAAAAGAATATTATTCATAAAAATAAAGCTGCCAACTTAAAATCGAAGCTTACCAAACACTTAAATTCACTGGGTTAA
- a CDS encoding alanine racemase, with the protein MAELVVKTDNIIKNIQKLDAYLKNRNIQWSLVSKVLSGDVKFLEKILIPDVVERVHSIGDSRLSSLKNIKKVNPDIRTIYIKPPAKQLVKQLVTCADISVNTNVETIKALNREAKKQKKIHKIIIFIELGELREGVLRENIVNFYEEVFNLSNIEIIGIGSNLGCMYGIEPTYDKLVQLSLFKQLLEETFNKKIDLISGGSSITLPLIKQNLVPDSINHFRIGEAAFFGTSPLDDKRFNSLSTNTFTFNANILEMEEKRNVPDGIVGEGNIGHVVQPDEMDESGKHYRAILDFGLLDVDVNDLTAKDENINFIGTTSDMTVYDLGKNLNSKLKQKYQVGNKVFFKPNYMAVARCMNSKFVDLEIK; encoded by the coding sequence ATGGCAGAATTGGTTGTAAAAACAGACAACATCATAAAAAACATTCAAAAATTAGACGCATATCTTAAAAACAGGAATATTCAATGGAGCCTCGTTAGCAAAGTACTATCCGGTGATGTAAAATTCCTGGAAAAAATATTGATTCCTGATGTAGTAGAAAGGGTTCATTCAATAGGAGATTCCAGACTATCAAGCCTTAAAAACATCAAAAAAGTCAATCCCGATATAAGAACCATCTACATAAAACCTCCGGCAAAGCAGTTGGTAAAACAATTGGTAACCTGTGCAGATATTTCAGTTAATACCAACGTTGAAACGATCAAAGCCCTTAACAGAGAAGCCAAAAAACAAAAAAAAATCCATAAAATAATCATATTTATTGAGCTTGGAGAATTACGGGAAGGGGTCTTAAGGGAAAATATAGTAAACTTTTATGAAGAGGTATTCAATCTGTCCAACATTGAAATCATCGGCATAGGTTCCAACCTCGGATGTATGTACGGAATTGAACCAACTTATGACAAACTGGTACAGTTAAGTCTTTTCAAACAATTACTGGAAGAAACGTTCAATAAAAAAATCGATCTGATTTCCGGCGGTAGTTCGATCACCCTACCTCTGATCAAGCAAAATCTGGTTCCGGATTCAATTAATCATTTCAGAATTGGGGAAGCGGCTTTTTTCGGTACAAGCCCGCTGGATGACAAACGGTTCAATTCTCTGAGCACGAATACATTTACTTTCAATGCCAATATACTTGAAATGGAAGAAAAGAGGAATGTACCCGACGGCATTGTGGGAGAGGGAAATATAGGACATGTGGTACAACCTGATGAAATGGACGAATCCGGCAAACACTACCGGGCTATCCTTGATTTTGGTCTACTGGATGTAGATGTGAACGATCTTACAGCCAAAGATGAAAACATCAATTTTATAGGTACCACTTCAGATATGACGGTATACGACCTTGGGAAAAATCTCAACTCCAAGCTTAAACAGAAATACCAGGTAGGCAATAAAGTCTTTTTTAAACCAAATTATATGGCCGTAGCGAGATGTATGAATTCAAAATTTGTGGACCTGGAAATCAAATAA
- a CDS encoding GNAT family N-acetyltransferase produces MSQLDIQEIRTPADLGELTKQQFVDFLHDHLDRFGDSKSAINKAIDYAFSEAEGKGGFLLAAYYNNDLAGALVMNKTGMSEYVPENILVYVAVNSKYRGKGLGGEIIKKSFELAQGDIKLHVEYDNPAKRLYEKLGMKTKYAEMRLEKKKKH; encoded by the coding sequence ATGAGCCAATTAGATATTCAAGAAATCAGAACCCCCGCCGATCTGGGTGAATTAACCAAACAACAGTTTGTTGATTTTCTGCATGACCATCTTGACCGTTTTGGAGATTCAAAATCGGCCATTAACAAAGCTATAGACTATGCCTTTTCAGAAGCAGAAGGTAAAGGTGGATTTTTACTGGCCGCCTATTACAACAATGATCTCGCAGGAGCATTGGTAATGAACAAAACAGGCATGAGTGAATATGTGCCTGAAAATATACTGGTTTATGTGGCAGTAAATTCGAAATACAGAGGAAAAGGTTTGGGTGGTGAAATCATTAAAAAATCTTTTGAGTTGGCGCAGGGAGACATAAAATTGCATGTGGAATATGACAATCCTGCAAAACGCCTCTATGAAAAGCTGGGAATGAAAACAAAATACGCTGAAATGCGACTGGAGAAAAAGAAAAAGCATTAG
- a CDS encoding MBL fold metallo-hydrolase: MELFSVHIANFKVDGGVMFGVVPKSIWNKKYPADEYNLINLALRSLLIKTKDRNILIDTGWGDKQDEKFFSHLHLNGGDGLEGGLAKADVSVEDITDVVLTHLHADHCGGTIKLSENGEKYEPVFPNATVWVSRDQWNWAIKPNIRERDAFLQENILPIQQLGILRTVTDGTEILPGLEVRLVNGHTVGQMIPVVQYGNKKIIYTADLIPTLAHIPLLFNMAYDLFQLDTIKEKSDHLKEVYENNYILFFQHDVYYECCDLKKTERGIRANNTFLLDEWLKGK; this comes from the coding sequence ATGGAATTATTTTCTGTACACATTGCCAATTTTAAAGTAGATGGAGGGGTCATGTTTGGGGTGGTGCCCAAATCCATCTGGAACAAGAAATATCCCGCCGATGAATATAATCTCATCAATTTGGCTCTCCGTTCATTATTGATAAAGACAAAGGACAGAAACATTCTGATTGACACAGGATGGGGTGACAAACAGGACGAAAAATTTTTCAGCCATCTTCACTTGAATGGTGGAGACGGACTTGAAGGAGGCCTGGCAAAAGCGGATGTATCCGTGGAGGATATTACCGATGTGGTGCTTACTCACTTACATGCGGATCATTGTGGCGGAACCATTAAATTATCTGAAAACGGAGAAAAATATGAACCTGTTTTTCCCAATGCCACCGTTTGGGTCAGCAGGGACCAGTGGAATTGGGCAATTAAACCCAATATAAGGGAGCGGGATGCTTTTTTGCAGGAAAATATTTTGCCTATACAACAGTTAGGCATTTTAAGGACTGTTACAGACGGTACGGAGATTCTTCCCGGACTGGAGGTACGACTGGTAAACGGACATACGGTAGGGCAAATGATACCTGTGGTTCAGTACGGAAATAAAAAAATTATATATACAGCCGATTTGATACCTACCCTGGCCCATATACCTCTGCTATTCAATATGGCTTATGATCTTTTTCAACTGGATACCATTAAGGAGAAATCCGATCATTTGAAAGAGGTATATGAAAACAATTACATTCTCTTTTTTCAGCATGATGTGTATTATGAATGTTGTGATCTGAAAAAAACAGAAAGAGGGATACGTGCTAACAATACCTTTTTGCTTGATGAATGGCTGAAAGGAAAATGA
- a CDS encoding lipoprotein signal peptidase, translating to MEKSTKALIIVFTVLIIDQVLKIWIKTNMMLGQEYQIFGDWFIIHFTENNGMAFGLEFWGKKGKIFLTLFRIAAVIGIGWYLVHLIRDNKPTGLIVSVSLIMAGAIGNIIDSVIYGEIFNHSYNQVAEFLPESGGYSSPLHGKVVDMLYFPIIKGHYPEWFPFNAGQQFIFFRPVFNIADSAITIGVISILVFQKKFFKHYEG from the coding sequence ATGGAAAAGTCTACAAAAGCCCTGATCATAGTATTCACTGTTCTCATTATTGATCAAGTCCTTAAGATCTGGATAAAAACCAATATGATGCTGGGACAGGAATATCAAATATTTGGAGATTGGTTTATTATCCACTTTACGGAAAACAACGGAATGGCTTTTGGATTGGAATTCTGGGGCAAAAAAGGAAAAATCTTTTTAACCCTGTTCAGAATAGCCGCAGTAATTGGTATAGGGTGGTACCTGGTACACCTTATCAGAGATAACAAACCCACCGGACTAATAGTCAGTGTATCACTAATCATGGCAGGGGCTATTGGAAACATTATAGACAGTGTTATATACGGTGAAATCTTCAACCACAGCTACAATCAGGTGGCCGAATTTTTACCCGAATCGGGTGGATATTCATCCCCCTTACACGGAAAAGTAGTGGATATGCTCTATTTTCCCATCATTAAAGGCCATTACCCGGAATGGTTCCCGTTTAATGCGGGTCAACAATTCATCTTTTTCAGGCCGGTCTTCAACATTGCCGATTCAGCCATCACCATTGGTGTGATCTCCATACTGGTATTTCAAAAGAAATTTTTCAAACATTATGAGGGCTAA